A genome region from Nocardiopsis exhalans includes the following:
- a CDS encoding H-type lectin domain-containing protein: MSMYPWRAGEVITAERLTAGMQRGMVAVELTEEIENTGSNNNQWANTYRRGSVRVTFDVPFAEVPTIQVTPRTNSPGVFLEASYTDVSTTGVTIFAARGNTTATNVDWLAIGRPAL; this comes from the coding sequence ATGAGCATGTACCCATGGAGGGCCGGTGAGGTCATCACCGCAGAGCGACTCACCGCGGGGATGCAGCGCGGGATGGTCGCCGTAGAGCTGACCGAGGAGATCGAGAACACCGGCAGCAACAACAACCAGTGGGCGAACACGTACCGTCGCGGATCGGTCAGGGTCACGTTCGATGTGCCGTTCGCAGAGGTCCCCACCATCCAGGTCACGCCTCGCACCAACTCGCCGGGCGTGTTCCTGGAGGCCAGCTACACGGACGTCTCCACGACCGGGGTCACGATTTTCGCGGCCCGAGGAAACACCACCGCGACCAACGTGGACTGGCTGGCGATCGGGCGGCCCGCCCTATGA
- a CDS encoding peptidoglycan recognition protein family protein, which produces MVNITNRSGWGARAPRNRSTTTWASRTGFTVHYSAGPPTQTPRQIQNFHMDTRGWADVGYNFLVDQAGNVYEGRGWLVVGAHAAPHNTSHIGVCFIGRDGDATPAAKAAIRGLYDEANRRAGKNLSRSWHGGLSGNSTSCPGADLRSWVRAGMPVSGGTTPAPTPPASARPGTTAPAWPGPILIQPPVRHTQTCRRWQTRMRERGWRITVDGWYGPASERVCRQFQTEKRLSVDGRVGPETWRASWEAPIT; this is translated from the coding sequence TTGGTCAACATCACCAACCGATCCGGGTGGGGAGCACGCGCCCCCCGCAACCGGTCCACCACCACCTGGGCGTCCCGCACCGGGTTCACCGTCCACTACTCCGCCGGACCACCGACCCAGACCCCGCGCCAGATCCAGAACTTCCACATGGACACCCGGGGCTGGGCAGACGTGGGCTACAACTTCCTGGTCGACCAGGCCGGGAACGTGTACGAGGGCCGCGGCTGGCTGGTCGTGGGTGCGCACGCGGCCCCGCACAACACCTCGCACATCGGGGTGTGCTTCATCGGCCGCGACGGCGACGCCACCCCGGCGGCCAAGGCGGCGATCCGCGGACTCTACGACGAGGCCAACCGGCGCGCGGGCAAAAACCTGTCCCGCAGTTGGCACGGTGGCCTGTCCGGGAACAGCACCTCCTGCCCGGGCGCGGACCTGCGCTCGTGGGTCCGGGCCGGAATGCCGGTCTCCGGCGGAACCACCCCGGCCCCGACCCCGCCAGCCTCTGCCCGGCCCGGCACCACCGCCCCCGCGTGGCCCGGCCCCATCCTGATCCAGCCCCCGGTACGCCACACCCAGACCTGCCGCCGCTGGCAGACCCGGATGCGTGAGCGCGGGTGGCGGATCACTGTGGACGGCTGGTACGGACCCGCCTCCGAGCGGGTGTGCCGCCAGTTCCAGACCGAGAAGAGGCTCTCGGTGGACGGCCGGGTGGGTCCGGAGACCTGGCGCGCGTCCTGGGAGGCCCCGATCACCTGA
- a CDS encoding zinc ribbon domain-containing protein has translation MTHTTSAPSPDAITAGPVPCANCGATVDSRASSCWNCGLVFGYAGSAERELWVPLRTPADHGPRAYAAQLLEMLRDYRLIANAWLDPDSDGFVVIDGGQRTLTADQVLDEYGARVADMVTAVMERSSLTTTDVPVKVDAAGGPVPFVEDVEDRLTEYLTYWPERNA, from the coding sequence ATGACGCACACTACCTCTGCCCCCTCGCCTGACGCCATCACTGCTGGCCCGGTGCCGTGCGCGAACTGCGGGGCCACCGTCGACTCCCGCGCGTCGAGCTGCTGGAACTGCGGGCTCGTCTTCGGGTACGCCGGGAGCGCCGAACGTGAGCTGTGGGTTCCGTTGCGCACCCCCGCCGACCACGGACCCCGCGCCTACGCCGCCCAGCTCCTGGAGATGCTGCGCGACTACCGCCTGATCGCGAACGCCTGGCTCGACCCCGACAGCGACGGGTTCGTGGTCATCGACGGTGGCCAGCGCACCCTCACCGCCGACCAGGTCCTGGACGAGTACGGGGCCCGGGTCGCCGACATGGTCACCGCCGTGATGGAGCGCAGCAGCCTGACGACCACCGACGTGCCGGTGAAGGTCGACGCTGCCGGTGGCCCGGTGCCGTTCGTCGAGGACGTCGAGGACCGCCTGACCGAGTACCTGACGTACTGGCCCGAGAGGAACGCCTGA
- a CDS encoding helix-turn-helix domain-containing protein yields the protein MATRYSPTIRRRRLSAELLRLRQAAGMTSEEAARASELSKTAYSNIENGFRQRPKLPEIRAILRAFGVEEGQEHEEILDLCRQSLERGWWSRYRDVLASRFVGFEQEAATISTWEPVVIPGLLQIPRYMELLAEAALLRPEEARRSADARVTRQQILEENPPELWAIFDETALLRLEDDHPDVLREQVEHLLKLAARPSVTIQMTSARSIHSGSGGPFVILEFPEAVDPAIVYLETDTDGLYLEEPDEVTRYRTLMKHLVMSALRPSETADHLRQMIE from the coding sequence ATGGCCACCAGGTACTCCCCGACGATCCGACGCCGTCGACTGTCCGCCGAACTCCTTCGCCTCCGGCAGGCCGCTGGGATGACCAGCGAGGAGGCCGCACGTGCATCCGAGCTATCCAAGACCGCCTACTCGAACATCGAGAACGGTTTTCGGCAGCGACCAAAATTGCCCGAGATCCGCGCGATCCTCAGGGCGTTCGGAGTAGAAGAGGGGCAGGAGCACGAGGAGATCCTCGACCTGTGCCGCCAATCCCTCGAACGCGGATGGTGGTCCCGCTACAGGGATGTGCTCGCCAGCCGGTTCGTTGGGTTCGAGCAGGAGGCTGCCACGATCTCCACATGGGAGCCCGTCGTGATCCCTGGGCTGCTCCAGATTCCCCGGTACATGGAGCTCCTCGCCGAAGCCGCGCTGCTTCGCCCCGAGGAGGCACGCAGGTCCGCGGACGCGCGAGTGACCCGGCAGCAGATCCTCGAAGAGAATCCGCCGGAGCTCTGGGCGATCTTCGACGAGACCGCCCTCCTGCGCCTGGAGGACGACCACCCGGACGTTCTCCGCGAGCAGGTTGAGCACCTGCTGAAGCTCGCCGCGCGGCCATCTGTAACCATCCAGATGACCTCGGCCCGCAGCATCCACTCCGGGTCCGGCGGCCCGTTCGTGATCTTGGAGTTCCCCGAAGCGGTGGACCCGGCAATCGTGTACCTGGAAACTGACACCGACGGCCTATACCTGGAGGAGCCCGACGAGGTCACGCGCTACCGCACTCTGATGAAGCACCTGGTCATGTCAGCCCTCCGGCCTTCGGAGACGGCTGATCACCTACGACAGATGATCGAGTAA
- a CDS encoding DUF397 domain-containing protein yields MNNSVPTDLLFRKSSYSQPTQNCVEVADLPDGAAVRDTQNREAGHLSFVSQEWAALLSTVRL; encoded by the coding sequence ATGAACAACTCAGTTCCCACTGACCTGCTGTTCCGCAAGTCCTCCTACAGCCAGCCCACCCAGAACTGTGTCGAGGTAGCCGACCTGCCCGACGGCGCTGCTGTGCGCGACACCCAGAACCGGGAGGCCGGGCACCTGTCCTTCGTCTCCCAGGAGTGGGCGGCGCTGCTGTCCACCGTGCGCCTGTAA
- a CDS encoding DUF2637 domain-containing protein, translated as MRNLPIAYYATITGSLAIAVGLVVVSYGHIRKFAMEAGAAPWEAAVIAVTVDALVVLSIAAIGHARGVGQRPPAMAKVALVVGVVATTGANIHHGLDHGWAGIVVSLWVPVAAELAYQLAMSAVRVGATGHQEKREVVCGHRVSVATVMARVHARPVICGQDVPVAMLAATLAAVRRPAPRDPRPAICSRVVAMATLAATMPPRPVATLEDPRPDICGAFVATQDVAMPDRQVVCTRLIPAAEVAMPPVDTRRPVCTRPVTVAEVLALSPVAMPAPAATEERPGPTPRPRPAPRPVATAEDVAAREVAILDWIAEADDPDARMADARGPEVAAVLAAAGHHVSARTARRDLQAVRDQLATTAAT; from the coding sequence GCCTACTACGCGACCATCACCGGGTCCCTCGCCATCGCCGTCGGCCTCGTCGTCGTCTCCTACGGCCACATCCGCAAGTTCGCCATGGAGGCCGGCGCCGCACCGTGGGAAGCCGCGGTCATCGCGGTCACGGTCGACGCCCTCGTGGTCCTGTCCATCGCCGCGATCGGTCACGCCCGGGGTGTTGGCCAGCGCCCCCCGGCCATGGCCAAGGTCGCGCTCGTCGTGGGCGTCGTGGCCACCACGGGCGCGAACATCCACCACGGCCTCGACCATGGGTGGGCCGGGATCGTCGTGTCCCTGTGGGTGCCGGTGGCCGCTGAGCTCGCCTACCAGCTGGCCATGTCCGCTGTCCGGGTCGGGGCCACTGGCCACCAGGAGAAGCGGGAGGTGGTCTGTGGCCACCGGGTCAGCGTGGCCACGGTCATGGCCAGGGTCCACGCCCGCCCGGTCATCTGTGGCCAGGACGTGCCCGTGGCCATGCTCGCGGCCACGCTGGCCGCTGTCCGCCGCCCGGCCCCCCGCGATCCGCGCCCGGCCATCTGCTCCCGGGTGGTGGCCATGGCCACGCTCGCGGCCACCATGCCGCCCCGGCCAGTGGCCACCCTGGAGGACCCGCGTCCGGACATCTGCGGGGCGTTCGTGGCCACGCAGGATGTGGCCATGCCTGACCGGCAGGTGGTGTGCACGCGCCTCATCCCGGCCGCCGAGGTGGCCATGCCCCCGGTGGACACCAGGCGGCCAGTGTGCACGCGGCCGGTCACGGTGGCCGAGGTGCTGGCGCTGTCCCCTGTGGCCATGCCCGCGCCCGCGGCCACCGAGGAACGCCCCGGCCCGACCCCGCGGCCGCGTCCGGCGCCCCGCCCCGTGGCCACCGCCGAGGACGTGGCCGCCCGCGAGGTGGCCATCCTGGACTGGATCGCCGAGGCCGACGACCCAGACGCCCGGATGGCCGACGCCCGTGGCCCGGAGGTGGCCGCCGTCCTGGCCGCTGCTGGCCACCACGTGTCCGCCCGCACCGCCCGCCGCGACCTCCAGGCCGTGCGGGACCAGCTGGCCACCACGGCGGCCACGTAG